A genomic segment from Canis aureus isolate CA01 chromosome 4, VMU_Caureus_v.1.0, whole genome shotgun sequence encodes:
- the TCOF1 gene encoding treacle protein isoform X6 — translation MREGLLQGHVRLCQGNWSSLDDDGSSSSLWCAGMASANQADSSSETSSSSDETDVEVKPSVKPPQVKASPAPAKDSVGRGAGPTPGKAGDVTPQGRGGALTPASKAKKPEDDSESSEEESESEDGAPAEPPHQVKASEKIVQAKAASGPVKGTPGKGATPAPPGKAGPSAAQAKTEKPKEDSDSSEEDSDSEEEPPAAKTPLQVKPSGKTPQVKAASASAKESPRKGVPPVPPGKVGPAAGQAKKGAGEEDPDSSTEESDSEEEAPTAVPPTRSPVQAKPSGQNSQVRTASGPVKGPPQKAGPAATPVGKQEEDSESSSEEESDSEGAAPAQAKSSGKIPQVRAASGPAKGPPRKAGPAATQAKAEMSKDDSESSEEESESEEEAPAAMAPVQAKSTVKTPQTKASPKKGTPITPIPAKAPPVRVGTPAPWKARAEASPACASSPAMARGAQKPEASSSSEESESEEETAPAPAAGQAKPVGKGVTVKAASTPTKRPSGQGTALAPPGKAGPATAPVKTEVQEDSSESSEEESGSEEAEEAAAAPAQVKTAVKTPQSKANQAPTRATSAKGAASAPGKVVSAAVQIKQESPAKVKPPARTSQSNAVSVRGQGAVPAVGKAVATAAQAQPGPVKNPEEDSESSEEESDSDGEAPTPVKPSGKTPQVGTASAPSKGLSRKGATAAPPRKTGAVATQAGKPEEDSESSSEEESDSEEEAPAQVKPGIKPPQTKASLLKGVSGTPASAEASTTRVDNSAPQKARPAPPAKKEGSSKTAKSKAQAPAPPEKNAEGSSESSDDELPATQVIKPPLIFVDPNRSPAGPAATATQAPAADTPRKAQASESTARSSSSESEDEDVIPATQCSVPAGRTNVTPLTAHPRPAVRASTVGASGGEASGRVSEGKKQEAPITQVTKRNPAHLPLTQAALKVLAQKASEAQPPAARTPSSSGVDHALGTLPVMSPQITPVQAKMTNKLKKAEVPAVERATATPVGHPKAKASETSNDSEDSSGSSSGSEEDADGPQKAHRRVGPAPSATETLVEETTAESSEDEVVAPSQSLLSGYVTPGPTLANSQASKATPRPDLNPSASSTSISKDAPDGKQEVEPQHVAGTVSPKTSRREADATPQKPRKPKKEAGSPQASTLALQSDISRRLLSEPWPLNEAQVQASVVKVLTELLEQERKKAADAAKESNRKGRVGRKRKLSGDQTAARVPKSKKKKQLVAGGGGEGAAGSPEKALRTPKGKAKRDGASSDIKEKKEKESPGSLEAKEKPEGEPGTLKVEGGDQGNPKIKKEKKKSDKKKKDKEKKEKKKKAKKASTKDPDSLFQKKKKKKKKTAEQTV, via the exons ATGAGGGAGGGTCTGCTGCAGGGACATGTCAGGCTTTGCCAGGGAAATTGGAGCAGCCTGGATGATGATGGATCATCTTCTAGTTTATGGTGCGCAG GAATGGCATCAGCCAACCAGGCCGACAGCTCCAGCGAGACCTCCAGCTCCAGTGATGAGACCGATGTGGAG GTGAAACCTTCAGTAAAACCACCCCAGGTCAAAGCCTCACCAGCCCCTGCCAAGGACTctgtagggagaggggcaggcccAACCCCTGGGAAGGCAGGGGATGTGACACCCCAAGGCAGAGGGGGTGCCCTGACCCCAGCCAGCAAGGCCAAGAAGCCAGAAGACGACTCAGAGAGCAGTGAGGAGGAGTCTGAGAGTGAGGATGGGGCCCCCGCGGAACCACCCCACCAG GTGAAGGCCTCAGAGAAAATTGTCCAGGCCAAAGCTGCCTCGGGTCCTGTCAAGGGGACCCCTGGGAAAGGGGCCACTCCAGCTCCCCCTGGGAAGGCAGGGCCTTCGGCTGCCCAGGCCAAGACAGAGAAGCCAAAGGAGGACTCAGATAGCAGTGAGGAGGACTCCGACAGCGAGGAGGAGCCACCAGCTGCCAAGACGCCACTTCAG GTGAAGCCTTCAGGGAAGACACCCCAGGTCAAAGCTGCCTCAGCTTCTGCCAAGGAGTCCCCTAGGAAAGGGGTCCCTCCAGTGCCCCCCGGCAAGGTAGGGCCTGCAGCCGGCCAGGCTAagaagggggcgggggaggaagaCCCGGACAGTAGCACCGAGGAGTCTGACAGCGAGGAGGAGGCACCAACAGCTGTACCCCCAACCAGGAGCCCTGTTCAG GCAAAGCCCTCAGGGCAAAACTCCCAGGTCAGAACTGCCTCGGGTCCTGTCAAGGGGCCCCCTCAGAAGGCAGGGCCTGCAGCCACCCCAGTAGGAAAACAGGAGGAGGACTCAGAGAGCAGCAGCGAGGAGGAATCAGACAGCGAGGGGGCAGCGCCAGCCCAG GCAAAGTCTTCTGGGAAAATCCCCCAGGTCAGAGCTGCCTCGGGTCCTGCCAAGGGGCCCCCTCGGAAGGCAGGGCCTGCAGCCACCCAGGCCAAGGCCGAGATGTCCAAGGATGACTCAGAGAGTAGTGAGGAGGAGTCAGAGAGTGAAGAGGAGGCGCCTGCAGCCATGGCTCCagtccag GCAAAATCAACTGTGAAAACACCCCAGACGAAGGCCTCCCCAAAGAAGGGCACCCCCATTACCCCTATACCTGCCAAAGCTCCCCCAGTGCGAGTGGGCACACCAGCCCCTTGGAAGGCGAGAGCAGAAGCTTCTCCAGCCTGTGCCTCGTCTCCAGCTATGGCGAGGGGCGCCCAGAAGCCAGAGGCCTCTTCAAGCAGCGAGGAGTCTGAGAGTGAGGAGGAGACTGCTCCCGCCCCAGCAGCaggacag GCAAAGCCTGTGGGGAAAGGCGTCACCGTGAAGGCTGCCTCCACACCCACCAAGAGGCCCTCAGGCCAAGGCACTGCCCTAGCACCCCCTGGGAAGGCAGGGCCTGCAACAGCCCCAGTGAAAACTGAGGTGCAGGAAGACTCCTCAGAGAGCAGCGAGGAGGAATCGGGCAGTGAGGAGGCTGAGGAGGCAGCTGCGGCTCCTGCTCAG GTGAAGACCGCAGTGAAAACCCCTCAGAGCAAGGCCAACCAAGCTCCCACCAGAGCAACTTCAGCCAAAGGGGCAGCATCAGCTCCAGGAAAAGTTGTCAGTGCAGCTGTTCAAATCAAGCAGGAGTCCCCGGCCAAG GTAAAGCCACCAGCAAGAACCTCCCAGAGCAATGCTGTCTCAGTGAGGGGCCAGGGCGCTGTGCCAGCTGTGGGGAAGGCAGTGGCCAcagcagcccaggcccagccagggccAGTCAAGAACCCAGAGGAGGACTCGGAAAGCAGTGAGGAGGAGTCCGACAGTGATGGGGAGGCCCCCACTCCG GTGAAGCCCTCAGGGAAGACCCCCCAGGTCGGAACTGCCTCAGCCCCCAGCAAGGGGCTGTCCAGGAAAGGggccacagcagcccctcccaggAAGACAGGAGCCGTGGCCACCCAGGCTGGGAAGCCGGAGGAGGACTCTGAGAGCAGCAGTGAGGAGGAGTCTGACAGCGAGGAGGAGGCGCCggcccag GTAAAACCTGGTATAAAGCCTCCCCAAACCAAGGCTTCCCTGCTGAAAGGTGTCTCAGGCACTCCTGCATCTGCCGAGGCCTCCACAACACGAGTGGACAACTCAGCCCCACAGAAGGCTAGACCAGCACCTCCTGCCAAG AAAGAGGGGAGCTCCAAAACTGCGAAAAGCAAGGCCCAGGCCCCAGCACCTCCGGAGAAGAACGCAGAGGGGTCCTCCGAGAGCAGCGACGACGAGCTGCCAGCCACCCAG gtgATTAAACCCCCTCTGATTTTTGTCGACCCTAATCGTAGTCCAGCTGGCCCAGCTGCTACCGCCACACAAGCTCCAGCTGCAGACACCCCAAGGAAGGCCCAGGCCTCGGAGAGCACAGCCAGGAGCTCCTCCTCCGAGAGTGAGGATGAGGATGTGATCCCCGCTACGCAGTGCTCCGTTCCTG CCGGTAGAACCAACGTGACCCCACTCACGGCCCACCCAAGGCCGGCTGTCAGAGCCAGCACTGTTGGGGCCAGCGGCGGTGAGGCATCCGGTCGGGTGTCAGAAGGCAAGAAGCAGGAGGCACCCATCACTCAG GTGACAAAGAGGAACCCTGCTCACCTCCCGCtgacccaggctgccctgaaggtCCTTGCTCAGAAAGCCAGTGAGGCCCAGCCTCCTGCTGCCAGGACCCCGTCTTCAAGTGGG GTTGACCATGCTCTGGGCACACTCCCCGTAATGAGTCCTCAGATCACCCCTGTGCAGGCCAAGATGACCAACAAGCTCAAAAAGGCTGAGGTCCCTGCAGTCGAGCGAGCCACAGCCACTCCTGTGGGACACCCCAAAGCCAAGGCCTCTGAGACCTCCAACGACAGCGAGGACAGCAGCGGCAGCTCTTCAGGGAGTGAGGAGGATGCTGACGGGCCCCAGAAGGCCCACAGGCGGG TAGGTCCAGCCCCCTCTGCGACGGAGACCTTGGTGGAGGAGACCACAGCAGAGTCTAGCGAGGATGAGGTCGTGGCACCCTCTCAG TCTCTCCTCTCAGGTTATGTGACCCCTGGGCCAACTCTGGCCAACTCCCAGGCTTCAAAGGCCACTCCTAGGCCAGACCTCAACCCGTCGGCTTCCTCTACTTCCATCAGCAAAGATGCCCCAGATGGCAAGCAGGAAGTGGAGCCCCAACACGTAGCAGGCACTGTATCCCCTAAAACAA GCAGGAGAGAGGCTGATGCCACGCCTCAGAAGCCCCGGAAGCCCAAGAAGGAGGCCGGGAGCCCCCAAGCCTCCACGCTGGCCCTGCAGAGCGACATCAGCCGACGCCTCCTGAGTGAGCCCTGGCCCCTGAATGAGGCCCAGGTCCAGGCCTCGGTGGTGAAGGTCTTGACAGAGCTGCTGGAGCAGGAACGGAAGAAGGCCGCCGATGCCGCCAAGGAGAGCAACAGGAAGGGCCGGGTGGGCCGCAAGCGGAAGCTGTCGGGGGACCAGACAGCAGCCAGAGTCCccaagagcaagaaaaagaagcagcTCGTGGccgggggaggtggggagggtgctGCTGGCTCACCAGAAAAGGCCCTCAGGACTCCCAAGGGGAAAGCCAAGAGAGATGGAGCAAGCAGTGACAtcaaggagaagaaggagaaagagtctCCTGGCTCTCTAGAGGCCAAGGAGAAGCCGGAAGGGGAGCCGGGGACACTGAAGGTTGAAGGTGGAGACCAAGGCAACCCAAAGatcaagaaggagaaaaagaaatcagataagA
- the TCOF1 gene encoding treacle protein isoform X3, with translation MAEARKRRELLPLIYQHLLQAGYVRAAREVKEQSGQKSFLTQPVTLMDIYTHWQQTSEVGQKRKAEEDAALLAKKTRVSDPISSSESSEEEEEEETEAEATKTTPRLASTNSSVPGPVLPSSTKEKGVAKTNKASKMVNSTPHPASAKAVAHILSGRSPRKSAGPSANTILVSETEEEGSVPALGTTAKPGMASANQADSSSETSSSSDETDVEVKPSVKPPQVKASPAPAKDSVGRGAGPTPGKAGDVTPQGRGGALTPASKAKKPEDDSESSEEESESEDGAPAEPPHQVKASEKIVQAKAASGPVKGTPGKGATPAPPGKAGPSAAQAKTEKPKEDSDSSEEDSDSEEEPPAAKTPLQVKPSGKTPQVKAASASAKESPRKGVPPVPPGKVGPAAGQAKKGAGEEDPDSSTEESDSEEEAPTAVPPTRSPVQAKPSGQNSQVRTASGPVKGPPQKAGPAATPVGKQEEDSESSSEEESDSEGAAPAQAKSSGKIPQVRAASGPAKGPPRKAGPAATQAKAEMSKDDSESSEEESESEEEAPAAMAPVQAKSTVKTPQTKASPKKGTPITPIPAKAPPVRVGTPAPWKARAEASPACASSPAMARGAQKPEASSSSEESESEEETAPAPAAGQAKPVGKGVTVKAASTPTKRPSGQGTALAPPGKAGPATAPVKTEVQEDSSESSEEESGSEEAEEAAAAPAQVKTAVKTPQSKANQAPTRATSAKGAASAPGKVVSAAVQIKQESPAKVKPPARTSQSNAVSVRGQGAVPAVGKAVATAAQAQPGPVKNPEEDSESSEEESDSDGEAPTPVKPSGKTPQVGTASAPSKGLSRKGATAAPPRKTGAVATQAGKPEEDSESSSEEESDSEEEAPAQVKPGIKPPQTKASLLKGVSGTPASAEASTTRVDNSAPQKARPAPPAKKEGSSKTAKSKAQAPAPPEKNAEGSSESSDDELPATQVIKPPLIFVDPNRSPAGPAATATQAPAADTPRKAQASESTARSSSSESEDEDVIPATQCSVPAGRTNVTPLTAHPRPAVRASTVGASGGEASGRVSEGKKQEAPITQVDHALGTLPVMSPQITPVQAKMTNKLKKAEVPAVERATATPVGHPKAKASETSNDSEDSSGSSSGSEEDADGPQKAHRRVGPAPSATETLVEETTAESSEDEVVAPSQSLLSGYVTPGPTLANSQASKATPRPDLNPSASSTSISKDAPDGKQEVEPQHVAGTVSPKTSRREADATPQKPRKPKKEAGSPQASTLALQSDISRRLLSEPWPLNEAQVQASVVKVLTELLEQERKKAADAAKESNRKGRVGRKRKLSGDQTAARVPKSKKKKQLVAGGGGEGAAGSPEKALRTPKGKAKRDGASSDIKEKKEKESPGSLEAKEKPEGEPGTLKVEGGDQGNPKIKKEKKKSDKKKKDKEKKEKKKKAKKASTKDPDSLFQKKKKKKKKTAEQTV, from the exons ATGGCCGAGGCCAGGAAGCGCCGGGAGCTCCTTCCCCTGATCTACCAGCACTTACTGCAGGCGGGCTACGTGCGCGCGGCGCGGGAAGTGAAGGAGCAGAGCGGCCAG AAAAGTTTCCTGACTCAGCCTGTGACCCTTATGGACATCTATACTCACTGGCAACA AACCTCAGAGGTTGGCCAGAAGCGGAAGGCAGAGGAGGATGCAGCGCTGCTGGCTAAGAAGACCCGAGTGTCAGACCCCATTAGCAGCTCAGAGAgctcagaagaggaggaggaggaggagacagaagcTGAAGCCACCAAAACCA CCCCAAGACTAGCATCTACCAACTCCTCAGTTCCAGGACCGGTTTTGCCATCaagcacaaaagaaaaaggcGTG GCAAAGACCAACAAAGCCAGCAAGATGGTCAACTCCACACCACATCCGGCCTCTGCCAAGGCAGTGGCCCACATTCTGTCTGGGAGATCACCCAGGAAGTCTGCAGGGCCCTCGGCAAATACCATCCTGGTCTCGGAAACTGAGGAAGAGGGCAGTGTCCCGGCACTCGGAACCACAGCCAAGCCTG GAATGGCATCAGCCAACCAGGCCGACAGCTCCAGCGAGACCTCCAGCTCCAGTGATGAGACCGATGTGGAG GTGAAACCTTCAGTAAAACCACCCCAGGTCAAAGCCTCACCAGCCCCTGCCAAGGACTctgtagggagaggggcaggcccAACCCCTGGGAAGGCAGGGGATGTGACACCCCAAGGCAGAGGGGGTGCCCTGACCCCAGCCAGCAAGGCCAAGAAGCCAGAAGACGACTCAGAGAGCAGTGAGGAGGAGTCTGAGAGTGAGGATGGGGCCCCCGCGGAACCACCCCACCAG GTGAAGGCCTCAGAGAAAATTGTCCAGGCCAAAGCTGCCTCGGGTCCTGTCAAGGGGACCCCTGGGAAAGGGGCCACTCCAGCTCCCCCTGGGAAGGCAGGGCCTTCGGCTGCCCAGGCCAAGACAGAGAAGCCAAAGGAGGACTCAGATAGCAGTGAGGAGGACTCCGACAGCGAGGAGGAGCCACCAGCTGCCAAGACGCCACTTCAG GTGAAGCCTTCAGGGAAGACACCCCAGGTCAAAGCTGCCTCAGCTTCTGCCAAGGAGTCCCCTAGGAAAGGGGTCCCTCCAGTGCCCCCCGGCAAGGTAGGGCCTGCAGCCGGCCAGGCTAagaagggggcgggggaggaagaCCCGGACAGTAGCACCGAGGAGTCTGACAGCGAGGAGGAGGCACCAACAGCTGTACCCCCAACCAGGAGCCCTGTTCAG GCAAAGCCCTCAGGGCAAAACTCCCAGGTCAGAACTGCCTCGGGTCCTGTCAAGGGGCCCCCTCAGAAGGCAGGGCCTGCAGCCACCCCAGTAGGAAAACAGGAGGAGGACTCAGAGAGCAGCAGCGAGGAGGAATCAGACAGCGAGGGGGCAGCGCCAGCCCAG GCAAAGTCTTCTGGGAAAATCCCCCAGGTCAGAGCTGCCTCGGGTCCTGCCAAGGGGCCCCCTCGGAAGGCAGGGCCTGCAGCCACCCAGGCCAAGGCCGAGATGTCCAAGGATGACTCAGAGAGTAGTGAGGAGGAGTCAGAGAGTGAAGAGGAGGCGCCTGCAGCCATGGCTCCagtccag GCAAAATCAACTGTGAAAACACCCCAGACGAAGGCCTCCCCAAAGAAGGGCACCCCCATTACCCCTATACCTGCCAAAGCTCCCCCAGTGCGAGTGGGCACACCAGCCCCTTGGAAGGCGAGAGCAGAAGCTTCTCCAGCCTGTGCCTCGTCTCCAGCTATGGCGAGGGGCGCCCAGAAGCCAGAGGCCTCTTCAAGCAGCGAGGAGTCTGAGAGTGAGGAGGAGACTGCTCCCGCCCCAGCAGCaggacag GCAAAGCCTGTGGGGAAAGGCGTCACCGTGAAGGCTGCCTCCACACCCACCAAGAGGCCCTCAGGCCAAGGCACTGCCCTAGCACCCCCTGGGAAGGCAGGGCCTGCAACAGCCCCAGTGAAAACTGAGGTGCAGGAAGACTCCTCAGAGAGCAGCGAGGAGGAATCGGGCAGTGAGGAGGCTGAGGAGGCAGCTGCGGCTCCTGCTCAG GTGAAGACCGCAGTGAAAACCCCTCAGAGCAAGGCCAACCAAGCTCCCACCAGAGCAACTTCAGCCAAAGGGGCAGCATCAGCTCCAGGAAAAGTTGTCAGTGCAGCTGTTCAAATCAAGCAGGAGTCCCCGGCCAAG GTAAAGCCACCAGCAAGAACCTCCCAGAGCAATGCTGTCTCAGTGAGGGGCCAGGGCGCTGTGCCAGCTGTGGGGAAGGCAGTGGCCAcagcagcccaggcccagccagggccAGTCAAGAACCCAGAGGAGGACTCGGAAAGCAGTGAGGAGGAGTCCGACAGTGATGGGGAGGCCCCCACTCCG GTGAAGCCCTCAGGGAAGACCCCCCAGGTCGGAACTGCCTCAGCCCCCAGCAAGGGGCTGTCCAGGAAAGGggccacagcagcccctcccaggAAGACAGGAGCCGTGGCCACCCAGGCTGGGAAGCCGGAGGAGGACTCTGAGAGCAGCAGTGAGGAGGAGTCTGACAGCGAGGAGGAGGCGCCggcccag GTAAAACCTGGTATAAAGCCTCCCCAAACCAAGGCTTCCCTGCTGAAAGGTGTCTCAGGCACTCCTGCATCTGCCGAGGCCTCCACAACACGAGTGGACAACTCAGCCCCACAGAAGGCTAGACCAGCACCTCCTGCCAAG AAAGAGGGGAGCTCCAAAACTGCGAAAAGCAAGGCCCAGGCCCCAGCACCTCCGGAGAAGAACGCAGAGGGGTCCTCCGAGAGCAGCGACGACGAGCTGCCAGCCACCCAG gtgATTAAACCCCCTCTGATTTTTGTCGACCCTAATCGTAGTCCAGCTGGCCCAGCTGCTACCGCCACACAAGCTCCAGCTGCAGACACCCCAAGGAAGGCCCAGGCCTCGGAGAGCACAGCCAGGAGCTCCTCCTCCGAGAGTGAGGATGAGGATGTGATCCCCGCTACGCAGTGCTCCGTTCCTG CCGGTAGAACCAACGTGACCCCACTCACGGCCCACCCAAGGCCGGCTGTCAGAGCCAGCACTGTTGGGGCCAGCGGCGGTGAGGCATCCGGTCGGGTGTCAGAAGGCAAGAAGCAGGAGGCACCCATCACTCAG GTTGACCATGCTCTGGGCACACTCCCCGTAATGAGTCCTCAGATCACCCCTGTGCAGGCCAAGATGACCAACAAGCTCAAAAAGGCTGAGGTCCCTGCAGTCGAGCGAGCCACAGCCACTCCTGTGGGACACCCCAAAGCCAAGGCCTCTGAGACCTCCAACGACAGCGAGGACAGCAGCGGCAGCTCTTCAGGGAGTGAGGAGGATGCTGACGGGCCCCAGAAGGCCCACAGGCGGG TAGGTCCAGCCCCCTCTGCGACGGAGACCTTGGTGGAGGAGACCACAGCAGAGTCTAGCGAGGATGAGGTCGTGGCACCCTCTCAG TCTCTCCTCTCAGGTTATGTGACCCCTGGGCCAACTCTGGCCAACTCCCAGGCTTCAAAGGCCACTCCTAGGCCAGACCTCAACCCGTCGGCTTCCTCTACTTCCATCAGCAAAGATGCCCCAGATGGCAAGCAGGAAGTGGAGCCCCAACACGTAGCAGGCACTGTATCCCCTAAAACAA GCAGGAGAGAGGCTGATGCCACGCCTCAGAAGCCCCGGAAGCCCAAGAAGGAGGCCGGGAGCCCCCAAGCCTCCACGCTGGCCCTGCAGAGCGACATCAGCCGACGCCTCCTGAGTGAGCCCTGGCCCCTGAATGAGGCCCAGGTCCAGGCCTCGGTGGTGAAGGTCTTGACAGAGCTGCTGGAGCAGGAACGGAAGAAGGCCGCCGATGCCGCCAAGGAGAGCAACAGGAAGGGCCGGGTGGGCCGCAAGCGGAAGCTGTCGGGGGACCAGACAGCAGCCAGAGTCCccaagagcaagaaaaagaagcagcTCGTGGccgggggaggtggggagggtgctGCTGGCTCACCAGAAAAGGCCCTCAGGACTCCCAAGGGGAAAGCCAAGAGAGATGGAGCAAGCAGTGACAtcaaggagaagaaggagaaagagtctCCTGGCTCTCTAGAGGCCAAGGAGAAGCCGGAAGGGGAGCCGGGGACACTGAAGGTTGAAGGTGGAGACCAAGGCAACCCAAAGatcaagaaggagaaaaagaaatcagataagA